AGCCGCAGCACTTCCGGTGGGCCTGGGCTGGGCCAGACCGGGCCAGGCGAGGGGCTCCTCTGCCCAGCAGCCCCGGTGGGCCTGGGCTGGGTGCCTTGCCGCACAACTTACAAGGAACTTAGGTCACAAccacattttaatggggtcgccagggctggcttagacttgctggggctcagggctgaaacccaagccccactgcctgggaccGAAACCGAAGCCCAAGAGATTCAGCCCTGgtgggggctgaagcccttgggcttcggttTCGGCCCCTACCCCATCcagagcagtggggcttgggctttggctcttCCATCCAGGGCAGTGGGAATCAGGCggactcaggctttggtcccctctcctggggtcatgtagtaattttggtTATCAGAAGGGGGGGGTCGCAATGCAATGAAGTTTGCATTAGGCAACTGTTTTCACTAGTACACATGTAGGTTTAAGAGTGATTCATAATAAATGGATTATTATATTCATATCAGTAACAAGGTACATAGGCTATACAACATTTTAACTATTTCTGTAAAAAACACACCACCAGTAAAGTTTGTTAAAAACCACCTGGCCTTtttctttaaagagaaaaaaaaaaagtgagaaagaaCTTACTCCTTGTTCATCCCTTCCAGCAGAACAGCTGAAATCCTTTTTAATTTGTCAGCAAAATCAGGTAAGCCCACAATAGTTGTGGCCACCATATTGCTAGTTATAAGAGATACACAGGCTATAATCCGTAACTCATTCAGCTTCTCTTTCAACTTCTGAAGACGAACTTCATCTGTTATTAACGTCTAGAATTAGAATAGCATTGATTACTGTAAGCTGTAAGCGATACCAAATTGAGACTTCAGCGAATGCCCTAACAAGTAATTCGAGGGGGACAGAGGAGAAGCTACTTTCATGCAACATTGCAGCAGAAAATTTCAGTACTCAAAAGTCAAGAAGTTCACAGTAATTATAGCCAACCCCTTGCATACGTAGTATTATAcagttccttttaaaataaaccaaaaaaaattactttttaatagattaaaaaaaatcttaatcaaGAAATAGAAAAATGTATGGCGAAGTCCTACCTCAACTCTTGCCCCTTTATAGAAAGTAAAGAGGGCCAGAGTGGCATTAGGAGCCCTAGAAGTCCTGAACACAGTCGAGGGAAGATTCCTTCAGTTTGTGAACTGCGGAAGACTGACCTAAGGTTGCCTTCAGACGCCTCCCTTGTGAGCccaagtgtgtggtgggggtggggctgcagcttGCTGCCCATAGGACAGTCCTAGGAGCTGGCCACTCAAacccctggagcagcccaggatcAGGATGATGCTAATCATTTTCAAACTAAATAAATTCACCCACACTGAGCAGAAGAACATATCCAATATATACAGAACTGGGTTTCAAAAAAGAAGACTTAATAGTTTCAGGGGGGTTGTGTcattaaaaattcaaaatattttgaccagctccaaGTAGTAATAGTAACTAGTCATAAAACATCTGGGTAGATGGATAATTTAATGTTAGTAACAGGACACTTTGGTGGATTTTAAGGTGTATCTACTCTTTCAGCAGTTTGCAATGGAAAAATAACTTCTAGAGTAGTACAATGAGAATGTTCATCTAGCTTCTTATATGGAGCCCTATCACTGTGACATCAAAGTGCCTCTCCAAAAattaaggccccgatcctgaaaAATACTTAAGCACAGTTATCCTTAGGCATGTTTGAAGTCCCGTttacttcactgggactactcagatTATTTAAAtcctttgctggactggggcctacGTGTCCAGacatatttctcttccctccagtCAAGAGAGGCTGGATTTCTCCCACACTCCTACCCCTTTTCTTAAAGATAGTTATAGTGCATTATTATGGGATGGCTAAGTCAAAGTAGTGGGTTGGCCATTTTCTCTGAAAATTCTGAGGTTCTTAGCAGCATTCTGATCTCTTGCAGAGAATTCCAGGTTAACGGACCATTTATAGCCGAACTGTTATCTGTTGCATAGAGATTTCACCGTTACAGATGACAGTACCATTGTTGCAGTGGAATGTAGCGGTCACAAGAGATGGTGAGCAAACAGGCTGAGGTGGTCATTCAGGGAACTTGGGCCAATGCCATACAGGGGTAGAAGATGGGGACTAAAGCCTTGACTGTGACCCAGTATGGAACAGGGAGCCAGTCACAGAGAACAACACTGGGTTCATGTGCTCTTTGTAGCCTGCACTGATGAACAATTGGATGCAGTGTTCCACACTgactttttgttttcaaaaacttAAGTCTACAGTTTTCATTCATAGGAAGAGAATTAAGATAATCAAGCCTAAAGCCCACATATCCATCGAGTTCCATGGATAAGTACAAATCTGACAGGAACAGGAACAGTCTTCTTGCCAACCTTAGATGGAAGAGTTTTatgcagctcaaaagcttgtctatctcaccaacagaaattggtccaataaaagatatttcctcgtCTACCTTGTCTTTCAGATGGAAGAGGGCACATTTTACTAATCTGGGCATAAAGGCATTCAGAAGTTGTAAACAGTTCAGGTGAATATGAATGCTGCAAACTCTTCACAATCTAACAGTACACGTCCTTCAAAGTGAGGTTACTGATTTGGTAAATGCTCCTTTCTCCCCACCGGCATCACTTCAGTCTTCCTGGGTTTAACTGCTGCCAATCTGGTCTTCATTCATTGTTGTTCTCAGCCAAGTATTTAGATAGCTAGCAGATAGATTAAACACACCACTAATTGTACAGGTAACGGAGGTAGGCATCATTTTCTTACTGCTAGTATTTAAGTCATGCTGCTTTACCATTTTCCTCTAGTGGGTTCATACAGTTGAACAGAATTGATCCCTGGGGGACTCTCCAGATGGCAAAGCAGGTGCCAATCATGATTCCATATATGGCCCAAGGGGAATGACCAACTCTTATTAGCAGGAAACTGCTAATACTTGCTATTTCTGGCAGGACAGGAGGATTCCATGGTCAAATGTCTTCAATGCTACAGAGAAGTCCAGTAATATCAGAACGGATGCACTGCCTTTGTCGATGGCAAGGAGATCATTCATAATGTGAACTAATGATCTGCTGTCCTATTAATTCAACCTTGGAGAAAATTCTCTAGCCATTAACATTAGTTTGTTCTTATCACAGTTAAGGTAACTAGTAAGGCTATTGCTATGTAGGAGAGAGCACGAACACaagtgcatacacacacacagtatcacCAGCACTATGACATTGTAATGCAGAGAACAACCAGCCAACTGATACTTACCAGGAAAGTGCTCCTTGATTATGGAGCATGCTACTATGAAACCAGGAAATTTGTGGAATTATTTGGCAAGAGAAGTCCTACAGGAGAGTTCCACAACATCTAGTGTCATGAATAGCATAACTGCTGTACCAGTACTTCCATGCAGTGAGAATTAAGAGTAAATTTTGAGGCACTGGGATAATTTAAGAAGAGTCATGAGAATTCACTTACCTCTGGAATTGCTTTTTTCTGATAATCCCATTGTAACAGTTTCAAGTAGCCATTGTTTAGCACCAGAGTAGGACTGAGATTTGGTTTAGAGCTACCATCAGCACCAGGGGATGAAGAAGTTTCACAAGAAACAGACAACAATTCATCTTTTATTGATTCCTTTATCCACTCTGTTGTTAGATCCAGAGCACCTAAACAATAACAAGATTCCGTACAGGTTTATTGTATAATTTTCTATGCAAGTGTACAATATATTGACAAGTAAGGTAGGTGAACAAGACAACTCCATTTCTGATCTCTAAATAGACTGCAGGGGATTTAAGTCTGCTCAAGTCAGTTTTTCCCCAAGCTTTTTTCACCTAGCCAACACTGGTGACCAGCTGAAGCTTCTGGGCAGGTTATAAAAACCCCATAGCAGACTAGTTGCACTGGAGGCACAAGCAAGATTTAAATACAGTTATCTGAACCTCCAGCAAGTCTAGTGCATTAGCCATCAATGTCACCAGTTTCCCTTCCTCTTCCAAAATTTCTTAACAATGGTTTAACTGTATTATCTTTACACTGCAACAAGACTCACTTGTGCCTTCACAACATCTAAACTAAACTTTTATTTTCACTAGAGAATAGGTTTTGTTGTTCTATGCTTCATTATGGACTTaatcctgcctctgcctgctACCAATTACATAGCATGCAATGGAACGTATTCTGGAAAAACCaaccactgtgcatgtgcatatGAACAGTAGCAGATTTTCAGATGCACAAAGAGAGTGGTTCCATATATTGCAAGATAAAAACTGAGCCCTATGTATGCAGAACTGTTTTAATCAGATATCAAAAGCTTTGATTGCAGGAACAAGTTCTTCACAAACTGTATCATTTTGGTGTGGTCTTATGCATTTACAACAGCAGCAACCAATAAAGTCAGCATTTCACAATTATTAGTTATCATATAAAAGGTATGATATGGTCACATTTGCCCCCAGGTGCCTTGCTCAACAGATACCTATAGTAACAGAGAGAAAGGTTGGCTTTAATGGTTTCCACTGTATctgattaactgaaaacatcaTAATACATACTTGGTGTTTCTTCAAGAATTTCTTGGAATTTTGTTCTTTCATAGTCCACCAAGTTACGCTGAAGCTGTGGTCTAATGTTTTGAATAGTATAATTAACCATGTCCATTTTCATGAGGTCCAGAACATGGAATATTTGTCTGAAAGCAAAGACAAAATTACAGTGCAACATCACAGAAGAAATTAAGTTGAAGTTTCAAGTTGAACTCATATGCTCTTGAACAGCCTGATGTACACCTACATACTTGACTTGTCTTGTAGTCCTTCTTCCTTAGAGAACAGGCTCCAAGTACTGAAGAGAAAGTACTGGCACTGCAGTGACTTTCATGGTAGTTTATATACCAAAGCATTTTGGAGAGTTAAATAATGTATTGGGATATTTGGTGTAAGATACAAAAATTAGGGCAAAGATGTTGCATGATCAAGACATTAGTGCCACAGGCCAACAACAGAAAGGTTTTGAAGCAATATGGAGTCAATTAACACATCGCAGCCAAAGcaaactgaaatttaaaacattCTAGCAACTCTGACTAtgccaaaacaaaacacctcaTTCCCTCCTACTCACTCAACCACTTTGCTCCCTGTAGGCATGCCTAAGTGatagcaaaaacatttaaaatagtttCTTGCTTTATATTACAGAGCTAATACATTTGAGGCTCATGCAGATTTGTTAATCAAACTTTAATAGTGAAGTCTTTAAGAAAGAGAATGGTACAGACAAAGAATTGAGCTTCACTTTCATATTCCAGATGGAGTGTACACTTTTCCCCCTGGACAGTTCTAAACAAGAACACTCACCTTTTAACTTGTAAGAATAAGTAAGTTTGAtatggaagcagggccggctccaggcactagcttgccaagcaggtgcttggggcgggcactccagagaggggcggcacgtccagctattcagcggcaattcggcggacggtccctcactcccgctcggagcgaaggacctcccgccgaattgccgccgcagatcgcgatcgcaattgcgatcgcggctttttttttttttttttttttgcgccgcttggggcggcaaaaaccctggagccagccctgtatgGAAGCATGTGTAAAACACATGGAACTGCatgatgtttttgttttcttttcttttttgtttataaaaagaGTGACACTTTTCAGGGTATGGCAACACTTTAACATACACCATAGAAAAAATATGCTTGTGAAAAACCCAAAACAATTAGAACTCTTAGATGAAGTACCACGCTACCCAACTCTACTGCTAATCTAACCCAACTTGAAAGTATTTAGACAGTTTCTTAGCTTAGCCCGCTATTCTAGTTTAATGTTAGTTTTGAGTTCCTTTCTTCTCCACCCAAACACCTTGTCTGTCAAAAATTGGTATTTTCTAAACAAATAAAAGATATGAAAAGTAGCCAAACACCAACCTCAACAATTCTACAATATTGCCAGTTGCTTTTAACTGTTTTATATCGTCATCTCTTATTGGAGCACATAATTTCCCCATAGTGATGATGACATAGTTAGCTAGCCCAAGAACGTCAACAGCATCATGCTCAGCCTGCTGTCTTATAAGATCTGCATCCAGGACTTCACAGATTTGGTTTCGAATCCTGTTTGCTCCAGGAGTCAAAAAGGAAAGAAGAgtctgaagtgaaaaaaacaaaaacaaaaaaaccacaagacATTTCAATAAGTGCAGCAACACAAGACCAGCAAGCCCTTAATAACTGTGATGAAATGAAAGCAGCTTTTTGAAGAAGTCAAGGGTACACTGTAGAGCCTGACTGCAAATCCTGAAATTGCAAAGGCTATTTTATTTAGCAGCATGGGAAATGCAGCCAAAGGGAACAGAATACAGATACAGAAGCTGGTGAAGACAAGTTTACCGGCTTACTGGCTGAGACCTTTGCAACCTTTCAGAAACACCTTTAGGTCTTTACTAATAAGTTAATGAATTGGTACCAGGATTTCCAGTAATAAGGGAAGTTCTTGATCCTATTTGGAAAGTTGATTTCTGACTTTGTATTCTAGGTATACTATAGTACTGTATCACATCCCCATCCTGCAACTGACATGCAGAAGTATCCCACTGACTACAGTGGGGGTCCACCCACATGGAAtcatttgcaggactggggcctaagatGTCAACACAATACTGGAGGtgtaaaggggggggaaaaaaactaactTGCCTCCTTAATTTCTTCGAAGAGTTTGATAGCATGATAATATTCTGGAGGATCTTCATTCAGTTCTGACTCCAAATGATCCCAGAATGCCTTATGTACAATTTGTTTCACTCTGCCCTCCAAACTGTGGGGAAATGAATTTGCACAAAAAGATTTAAAGAAGTAAacagagtttaaaaacaaaaacaaccaccacacACAATCTTAAGACAGTCCAATGACTGGTGGAGAACCATCATCATATCTGCTAATTGGAAGATCTAGATCTGCAACCAGATCACCCTTGGACCCGGGGTTATCACCCCCCAAAACTAAGCAGGATTAAGAATTAAAATGAGAGGTTTCCCAAGAAAATCCTGGTACTGCAGAAAGTGGTGCTGGCAATTCAGTATTTGGGTATAAAAGACTTTTATCCCAACTCTGTATTAAACCAATTCCACTAGCTTGGCGCTATTGAGTAATACGTTTTTGGAGAAGCATTTTttgtcatatatatataaaaagaacaaCCCTAACTTGTTATCAACAATAATCCCATTGTATTTTTGTAAAAACTGGCTCACTAGCATGGCCAGATTCCATTTTAAATTATAATCTCTCGCCATTCCCACTGTAGTCTAAACTGGGTATGTAAATTATTCCTTTCTTCCTCCAACTTCCCAGGAGCGTTTTAGTATGCAGAGCAGCACGAGTACTGTGTTCATTACTGAGATGAGTATAGTTTATACACAGCATTTGAGCTACTGAGTACGCTGTATAGATAAAAGCCATACATACCATACACATGGCAGTACTACAACTttatcccccgcccccccccttcttcccagagGTCTTAGATTGGCAAGAAACATTAAAGGTGGACTCCAAAAGTAGAGTGCATACCACATTGCTTACATATCTCCCCTTATAGATAAGGCAGAGCACCATATgctccaggagcagggctgacgcttccatttaggcgacctaggcggttgcctagggcgccaggatttgggggggcggcgggggatccttccgcgctccgggtcttaggcggcaattctgcggcgggtccttcactcgctccgggacccgccgccgaagtgccccgaagaagggagcacggaaggacccccccgctgcaGAATTACCGACGACGACCgtgagtgcggaaggacccccacctagggcgccaaaaaccctggcgccgctcctgtccaGGAGAAGAAAATGTGTTAACCCTACCAAATTGCAGCACTTATGTCACAATGTTGCAGCCTTGACAGTTCCCCATTAAGTGTGGAACACCTTCGCAGGTTGTGTACCTTCAGACCAGTTTCccttgcatgcacacacataccccatatcagtttctgcaaaatgtataaagACTAACTTACCTGTTCTGTGGGAGGTCTACGTGTTCCATGTGAAAGTTTTCATTTACAGCAATTTCGTGAGCTAGAGTCAAATTTGACAAGTTTCTTGCAGCAGCCATCAATTCATCAAATGTAACAGTTTTTGGAGGGCTTGTTGCTGTAATGAAGGAAAGGAAATGAGAGCCACAAGTCAGTTGTAGGTAAGTTCAATTTTAAAAGACGGATTGGACTGCAAAAACCAAACCTGGAAATAGTTAGGCATGATATTTTATTTCCTGTTAACTGGACACTAATTTATGAGAAGCTAGCTAGACTGGGAGTTCTTAGCATCTCCTTAAAATGATCTGGTAAAGGAATGTCTTCCCAGCTCATCTTTGGAAGGTAGAAGACTCTCATGGCATGTTTTGAAGAGCAGCAGTTTACTCTGATATCTTGGCCAATGTACCCCTCTCACTTTAAATACAGGACCCAGAGTTTTGGACGGACAGGTTTTACATAAGAGTCAAAATAAATAAGCCTGCATACAGGCTGCATGTTATTACTGAGCAAACAGATGCATTTCTCTCCATAATCATTGTAACCACCGTCTAAACTCATTACTTTGAGATATGCAGCTTCTGCTCCATAGCATATGCCAGTGTCTTTGCCCCACTAATAATGTCTCTTACTGAAGAGTTTATGTTGTGAAGGACATAACACACCCTCACTTGAAAGAAGGAGCGATTGCTCAGAAAGTATACAAAGTTTCTAAAATAAACTTCTGTAGTTTACTTTTCATATTTGGAAACTGTACTTTTGAGAAGAATGATATAGGACAGGGAACATACCAGGTACAAACTTTCAGTTCCAGTAACAAGTTTACTTTTAAACTAAGACAAATTTATACATACTAAAAAGATTTGTTAGCATCAGTGAAGTGCTCTACAATTAAGTGTATTTTATGTACAGTAGTATTTATTCTCATAAGTCATTCAAAATAACTTGCTTCTTCACATGTCTATTTTGTGTTTTGACTTCTTACTGTTCAGTGAAAACAAGTCACAACACTATTGATTTGATTTCGTAATTCTGAAGTTTAAAGGCTAAATAGAGGCATCTTGTCCTTTGTATATGAAGCAACATTTGGTGGATGGACAGAATGGTACTATTTTATAACCTATAAGCCAAAGCCAGAATAATCCAAGACAAGAATGCCCTGCTAGGCAAACTTTGGTTACTCTTTTAGAAGGAAGTAGTAACAACTGTTGCATGTATACTAAGGATCTGCTTGTGCTTCATGGTGGCAGACTGTACCACTTGGAGCTGTGGTGATCCAAACAAGAAGCTGTGCCTTTCTCCTAACACTCTGAAGTACCAATTATAAATCCCAAGTCTCACTACATGCGTATACACAAAT
The Emys orbicularis isolate rEmyOrb1 chromosome 1, rEmyOrb1.hap1, whole genome shotgun sequence DNA segment above includes these coding regions:
- the TCP11L2 gene encoding T-complex protein 11-like protein 2, coding for MPLNDDQNSDFDSSRLSESTASSSDSEYSRQSFTSDSSSKPSSPASTSPPKTVTFDELMAAARNLSNLTLAHEIAVNENFHMEHVDLPQNSLEGRVKQIVHKAFWDHLESELNEDPPEYYHAIKLFEEIKETLLSFLTPGANRIRNQICEVLDADLIRQQAEHDAVDVLGLANYVIITMGKLCAPIRDDDIKQLKATGNIVELLRQIFHVLDLMKMDMVNYTIQNIRPQLQRNLVDYERTKFQEILEETPSALDLTTEWIKESIKDELLSVSCETSSSPGADGSSKPNLSPTLVLNNGYLKLLQWDYQKKAIPETLITDEVRLQKLKEKLNELRIIACVSLITSNMVATTIVGLPDFADKLKRISAVLLEGMNKEKFDLKEALNTIGVQICSEVNRSLSERGFPTLNMEIQNSLVGQICSIVEEDNPMSSLIDKRIQLYMKSLLTLPTIQKCMPTIPGGLAVIQAEIESIGSQYASIVNFNKQVYGPFYANILRKLLFSEAPMGKTGTDASTN